A genomic segment from Dermatobacter hominis encodes:
- a CDS encoding acyl-CoA dehydrogenase family protein, whose protein sequence is MLQLTEEHQLFRQTAREVVEKEIDAYADDWERAGDFPAHQLFRRFGELGLLGVEYDPAYGGGGADHSFTMILGEELGRAASLGVSMAITVQTDMATPALHRFGTHELKERYLRPAIAGEHVAAIGVSEPDAGSDVAGLRTRAVRDGDEWVINGTKLWITNGTQADWICLLCRTSDEGGYRGMSQVIVPTDVDGFSVSRKLDKLGMRASDTAELSFDDVRVPVSNTIGEIGRGFQQQMAQFQNERMIAAYQMVGATELALERTIAYLKERQAFGAPLLANQSLQYELADIAADLDMARHHNWAAVAAALQGEDITRQATVAKLKTARLARRMADVAVQFHGGMGYVEENWPARFFRDTRLWSIGGGADEVMLRTLARMNGIVGD, encoded by the coding sequence GTGCTCCAACTGACCGAGGAACACCAGCTGTTCCGCCAGACCGCGCGCGAGGTCGTCGAGAAGGAGATCGACGCGTACGCCGACGACTGGGAGCGCGCCGGGGACTTCCCGGCCCACCAGCTCTTCCGGCGCTTCGGCGAGCTCGGCCTCCTGGGCGTCGAGTACGACCCGGCCTACGGCGGCGGGGGAGCGGACCACTCGTTCACGATGATCCTCGGCGAGGAGCTCGGGCGGGCCGCCTCGCTCGGCGTCTCGATGGCCATCACGGTCCAGACCGACATGGCCACGCCCGCGCTGCACCGGTTCGGCACGCACGAGCTGAAGGAGCGGTACCTGCGCCCGGCGATCGCCGGCGAGCACGTCGCGGCGATCGGCGTCTCCGAACCCGACGCCGGCTCCGACGTCGCCGGCCTTCGCACCCGGGCCGTGCGCGACGGCGACGAGTGGGTGATCAACGGCACCAAGCTCTGGATCACGAACGGCACCCAGGCCGACTGGATCTGCCTGCTGTGCCGCACCTCCGACGAGGGCGGCTATCGCGGCATGTCGCAGGTGATCGTGCCGACCGACGTGGATGGCTTCTCGGTCAGCCGCAAGCTCGACAAGCTCGGCATGCGGGCGTCCGACACCGCCGAGCTGAGCTTCGACGACGTGCGGGTGCCGGTGTCGAACACGATCGGCGAGATCGGTCGCGGGTTCCAGCAGCAGATGGCCCAGTTCCAGAACGAGCGCATGATCGCGGCGTACCAGATGGTCGGCGCCACCGAGCTCGCCCTCGAGCGGACGATCGCCTACCTGAAGGAGCGCCAGGCCTTCGGCGCCCCCCTGCTGGCCAACCAGTCGCTGCAGTACGAGCTGGCCGACATCGCAGCCGACCTCGACATGGCCCGCCACCACAACTGGGCCGCCGTCGCCGCGGCCCTCCAGGGCGAGGACATCACCCGACAGGCCACCGTCGCCAAGCTGAAGACCGCCCGCCTCGCCCGGCGCATGGCCGACGTGGCCGTGCAGTTCCACGGAGGCATGGGCTACGTCGAGGAGAACTGGCCGGCCCGCTTCTTCCGTGACACCCGCCTGTGGTCCATCGGGGGAGGTGCGGACGAGGTCATGCTCCGCACCCTCGCCCGCATGAACGGCATCGTCGGCGACTGA
- the add gene encoding adenosine deaminase, which produces MSIDLTDPSTAGGVDPELAAFIEGLPKAELHVHLEGTLEPELKMALAERNGIELPEKTVEEIRATYRLESLTAFLTIYYPAMRVLVTADDFHDLALAYLTKARSQGVVHAEMFFDPQAHTSRGVPFDTVISGYRRACITAERELGMTTRLIMCFLRDMQPEYAMATLMEALPYKEWIIAVGLDSDERDNPPSKFAEVFARARQEGFLVTSHCDIDQPGSIDHIRQALHDIGVDRIDHGTNIVEDPTLVDLARQRGIGFTCCPISNEFVTGDMKAGPISDLLRSGVRVTCNSDDPSYFGTYITENFLALAGAADLSTSEVLQLARNAFEVAWLSPTQRDVHLATLDAYAAERGVSLPT; this is translated from the coding sequence ATGTCGATCGACCTCACCGACCCGAGCACCGCAGGCGGCGTGGACCCCGAGCTGGCCGCGTTCATCGAGGGGCTGCCCAAGGCGGAGCTGCACGTCCACCTCGAGGGCACGCTCGAGCCCGAGCTGAAGATGGCGCTGGCGGAGCGCAACGGCATCGAGCTGCCCGAGAAGACCGTCGAGGAGATCCGCGCCACGTACCGGCTCGAGTCGCTGACGGCGTTCCTCACGATCTACTACCCGGCGATGCGGGTGCTCGTGACGGCGGACGACTTCCACGACCTCGCACTCGCCTACCTCACCAAGGCCCGCTCGCAGGGCGTGGTCCACGCCGAGATGTTCTTCGACCCGCAGGCGCACACGAGCCGGGGCGTCCCGTTCGACACCGTGATCAGCGGCTATCGACGGGCGTGCATCACCGCCGAGCGTGAGCTCGGCATGACGACCCGGCTGATCATGTGCTTCCTGCGCGACATGCAGCCCGAGTACGCGATGGCGACGCTGATGGAGGCGCTCCCCTACAAGGAGTGGATCATCGCCGTCGGGCTCGACTCCGACGAACGGGACAACCCGCCGTCGAAGTTCGCCGAAGTGTTCGCCCGGGCGCGCCAGGAGGGCTTCCTCGTCACGAGCCACTGCGACATCGACCAGCCCGGCTCGATCGACCACATCCGCCAGGCGCTGCACGACATCGGCGTCGACCGGATCGACCACGGGACCAACATCGTCGAGGACCCAACCCTCGTCGACCTGGCGCGCCAGCGCGGCATCGGCTTCACCTGCTGTCCGATCTCGAACGAGTTCGTGACCGGCGACATGAAGGCCGGCCCGATCTCGGACCTGCTCCGATCGGGCGTCCGCGTCACCTGCAACTCCGACGACCCGTCGTACTTCGGGACCTACATCACCGAGAACTTCCTGGCGCTCGCCGGCGCGGCGGACCTGTCGACGTCGGAGGTCCTGCAGCTCGCCCGCAACGCGTTCGAGGTCGCGTGGCTGTCGCCCACCCAGCGGGACGTGCACCTCGCCACGCTCGACGCCTACGCCGCCGAGCGCGGCGTGTCGCTGCCCACCTGA
- a CDS encoding leishmanolysin-related zinc metalloendopeptidase, which translates to MDRTRGTRTTIGAVVVALAALAVACAPAPGGPPATTAPTDPVAPVVDAFSVAAPRTEAPVTATFRWRISDANGDPLTCAFDLDGDSVAERTVSPCPAQGDLLLQYRTPGTITPTLTVSDGALSSAPAATGPISVTPGPSEPFDITLTIDPAMAPEYRAAFEAAAARWEQVIVDGWNPEPLSIAEGLFGWVPAFDGNVDDVLIAARAPYLDGPLGLLGQAGAIGKRASTAEPYFGIMEFDSADLERFAQNGRLNDLVLHEMGHILGIGFNWVGEGRVDDLLTDPTYNGPAANAAWHELGGTGQVPVEDGGGVGTFAAHWRESTFDSELMTGYSDGDERMSRVTIGALADRGYGVDLDQADPYQLPGAGLGAGLRAAPWPHQHTVPVEPLPDALLKG; encoded by the coding sequence GTGGACCGCACGAGGGGCACCCGTACGACGATCGGCGCGGTCGTGGTCGCATTGGCGGCGCTGGCCGTCGCCTGCGCCCCCGCACCGGGCGGCCCGCCCGCGACGACGGCGCCGACCGACCCCGTCGCGCCGGTGGTCGACGCGTTCTCGGTCGCGGCACCCCGGACCGAGGCACCGGTCACCGCCACCTTCCGGTGGCGCATCAGCGACGCCAACGGCGACCCGCTCACCTGCGCCTTCGACCTCGACGGCGACTCGGTGGCCGAGCGCACGGTCTCACCGTGCCCCGCGCAGGGCGACCTGCTCCTGCAGTACCGCACGCCCGGCACGATCACCCCCACGCTGACCGTGAGCGACGGCGCCCTGTCCTCGGCGCCGGCCGCGACCGGCCCGATCTCGGTCACGCCCGGGCCGTCGGAGCCCTTCGACATCACGCTGACGATCGACCCGGCGATGGCGCCCGAGTACCGGGCTGCGTTCGAGGCCGCGGCGGCGCGCTGGGAGCAGGTGATCGTCGACGGCTGGAACCCGGAGCCGCTCTCGATCGCCGAGGGCTTGTTCGGCTGGGTGCCGGCGTTCGACGGCAACGTCGACGACGTGCTCATCGCCGCCCGGGCGCCCTACCTCGACGGCCCGCTCGGGCTGCTCGGCCAGGCGGGCGCGATCGGCAAGCGGGCCAGCACCGCTGAGCCGTACTTCGGGATCATGGAGTTCGACTCCGCCGACCTCGAGCGCTTCGCCCAGAACGGCCGGCTCAACGACCTGGTCCTGCACGAGATGGGCCACATCCTCGGGATCGGCTTCAACTGGGTGGGCGAGGGGCGGGTCGACGACCTGCTCACCGACCCGACCTACAACGGTCCGGCCGCCAACGCCGCCTGGCACGAGCTCGGCGGCACGGGTCAGGTGCCGGTCGAGGACGGCGGCGGCGTCGGGACGTTCGCCGCCCACTGGCGGGAGTCGACCTTCGACTCCGAGCTCATGACCGGCTACAGCGACGGCGACGAGCGGATGAGCCGGGTCACGATCGGCGCCCTGGCCGACCGCGGCTACGGGGTCGACCTCGACCAGGCCGATCCGTACCAGCTGCCCGGCGCCGGTCTCGGGGCGGGTCTGCGGGCGGCGCCGTGGCCGCACCAGCACACCGTCCCGGTCGAGCCCTTGCCCGACGCACTCCTGAAGGGCTGA
- the zwf gene encoding glucose-6-phosphate dehydrogenase translates to MTAPTRSAPLGRGVHPHVIVLFGATGDLARRKLLPGLFRLHRAGMLPETRILGTSVEDLDDDGFREMALDAARDFVRGGVDPDDWQAFSAELGYVPMSAGASGLVTRVREMESQLDGECRLLHYLSIPPAAAPDVVRTLGATGLNHGARIVMEKPFGFDLETSRALNATVNEIFDPEQVFRIDHFLGKEAALNILAFRFANGLFEPIWNRQLIDHVQIDVPETLSVGSRGTTYDSAGAFRDMVVTHLFQILAFVAMEPPTALEPDAINEEKDQVFRSMLPLDAQCVTRGQYEGYRDTPGVADDSETETFVALRCEIDNWRWAGVPFYLRTGKEMAEGARIVSVAFKEPPRSMFPAESNVSSYGPDHLTFDLSDSPKLSLSFYGKRPGPGMVLDKLSLQFALQETEDEEHVLEAYERLIYDAMHGDQTLFTSAEGIERLWEVSQPLLDDPPAVHLYRRGSWGPTAMHSMIAPHTWRLPFERRWREKG, encoded by the coding sequence CTGACGGCTCCCACGCGCTCGGCGCCGCTGGGGCGAGGCGTGCACCCCCACGTCATCGTGCTGTTCGGCGCGACCGGTGACCTGGCCCGCCGCAAGCTGCTGCCCGGCCTCTTCCGACTCCACCGGGCGGGCATGCTCCCCGAGACGCGGATCCTCGGCACCTCGGTGGAGGACCTCGACGACGACGGGTTCCGGGAGATGGCGCTCGACGCCGCCCGCGACTTCGTGCGCGGCGGCGTCGACCCCGACGACTGGCAGGCGTTCTCGGCCGAGCTCGGCTACGTCCCGATGTCGGCCGGCGCGTCGGGGCTCGTCACCAGGGTGCGGGAGATGGAGTCGCAGCTCGACGGCGAGTGCCGGCTGCTCCACTACCTCAGCATCCCGCCGGCGGCGGCGCCCGACGTGGTGCGCACGCTCGGCGCCACCGGGCTCAACCACGGCGCCCGGATCGTCATGGAGAAGCCGTTCGGCTTCGACCTCGAGACGTCGCGGGCGCTCAACGCGACGGTCAACGAGATCTTCGACCCGGAGCAGGTCTTCCGCATCGACCACTTCCTCGGCAAGGAGGCGGCGCTCAACATCCTCGCCTTCCGGTTCGCCAACGGCCTGTTCGAGCCGATCTGGAACCGCCAGCTCATCGACCACGTGCAGATCGACGTGCCCGAGACGCTGTCGGTCGGCTCCCGGGGCACGACCTACGACTCGGCCGGGGCGTTCCGGGACATGGTCGTCACCCACCTTTTCCAGATCCTGGCGTTCGTCGCCATGGAGCCGCCGACCGCGCTCGAGCCCGACGCGATCAACGAGGAGAAGGACCAGGTCTTCCGCTCGATGCTCCCGCTCGACGCGCAGTGCGTCACCCGGGGCCAGTACGAGGGCTACCGCGACACCCCGGGCGTGGCGGACGACTCCGAGACCGAGACGTTCGTCGCGCTCCGCTGCGAGATCGACAACTGGCGCTGGGCCGGCGTGCCGTTCTACCTGCGGACCGGCAAGGAGATGGCCGAGGGGGCCCGCATCGTGTCGGTGGCCTTCAAGGAACCGCCGCGCAGCATGTTCCCCGCCGAGTCGAACGTCAGCAGCTACGGACCCGACCACCTGACCTTCGACCTGTCGGACTCGCCCAAGCTCTCGCTGTCCTTCTACGGCAAGCGCCCGGGGCCCGGCATGGTGCTCGACAAGCTGAGCCTGCAGTTCGCCCTCCAGGAGACCGAGGACGAGGAGCACGTTCTCGAGGCCTACGAGCGCCTCATCTACGACGCGATGCACGGCGACCAGACGCTGTTCACGAGCGCCGAGGGCATCGAGCGCCTCTGGGAGGTGTCGCAGCCGCTGCTCGACGATCCGCCGGCGGTGCACCTGTACCGGCGCGGGTCGTGGGGTCCGACGGCGATGCACTCGATGATCGCCCCGCACACCTGGCGGCTCCCGTTCGAGCGCCGTTGGAGGGAGAAGGGCTAG
- a CDS encoding DNA glycosylase AlkZ-like family protein yields the protein MTSSGDDRSRALARRLRAHGLDRRSAEDDVAVVGCGFQDAGEGTAPASLALRVGADALVDADDPAGAPLDRRWAVAMTLRGVPHLHRRADLPSLRAAMATTDRDDLEAVCGPLPDGVDDVEDTVGEVAAALQEAIGEGDRTKAELSRAGSAGLRPVLVPHCERCGTAHVIDGLFRLATLRAGLELVAGARTQTFRRWRDVTDDPGPEPPHPRTVAAARTRLVGAATASAAPWDRDQLAAWIGWHPRSVVAAMEGDGTPPPRSRSLRRHARLLPARDPWLRGSDRDLLLGRHADRRGDVFRSLGAPGVVLVDGEVVGTWRQRKAGRRLRVELDAWRRLTADDRDELDEDAAVVARARGLAPPDGIAG from the coding sequence ATGACGTCGAGCGGTGACGATCGGAGCCGGGCGTTGGCTCGGCGGCTGCGGGCGCACGGCCTGGACCGGCGCAGCGCCGAGGACGACGTCGCCGTGGTCGGCTGCGGGTTCCAGGACGCCGGCGAGGGCACCGCTCCGGCGTCGCTCGCGCTGCGGGTCGGAGCCGACGCCCTCGTGGACGCCGATGACCCCGCCGGTGCGCCGCTGGACCGGCGCTGGGCGGTCGCGATGACGCTGCGAGGCGTCCCGCACCTGCACCGCCGAGCCGACCTGCCGTCCCTCCGGGCGGCGATGGCGACCACCGACCGGGACGACCTCGAGGCGGTGTGCGGGCCGCTGCCCGACGGCGTGGACGACGTCGAGGACACGGTGGGCGAGGTGGCCGCCGCGCTCCAGGAGGCGATCGGCGAGGGCGACCGCACGAAGGCGGAGCTGTCCCGTGCCGGCAGCGCCGGGCTCCGTCCCGTGCTGGTGCCGCACTGCGAGCGGTGCGGCACCGCCCACGTCATCGACGGGCTCTTCCGCCTGGCCACCCTGCGGGCCGGGCTGGAGCTCGTGGCCGGTGCCCGGACCCAGACGTTCCGGCGCTGGCGTGACGTGACGGACGACCCGGGCCCGGAGCCGCCGCACCCTCGGACGGTGGCCGCCGCTCGCACCCGCCTCGTCGGGGCGGCGACCGCGTCGGCCGCACCGTGGGACCGGGACCAGCTGGCCGCCTGGATCGGCTGGCACCCGCGCTCGGTCGTCGCAGCGATGGAGGGCGACGGCACGCCGCCGCCCCGGTCCCGCTCGCTGCGACGGCACGCCCGACTGCTCCCGGCCCGCGACCCCTGGCTGCGGGGGAGCGACCGGGACCTGCTGCTCGGTCGCCACGCCGACCGTCGTGGCGACGTCTTCCGGTCGCTCGGCGCCCCCGGGGTCGTGCTGGTCGACGGCGAGGTCGTCGGCACGTGGCGGCAGCGGAAGGCCGGGCGCCGCCTCCGGGTCGAGCTCGACGCGTGGCGGCGGCTGACGGCGGACGACCGCGACGAGCTCGACGAGGACGCCGCAGTGGTGGCCCGCGCCAGGGGGCTGGCGCCGCCCGACGGGATCGCCGGCTAG
- a CDS encoding SRPBCC family protein — translation MSADVNDAPNDAAPAERIEVARTIQADPAAVFAVLSDPQGHVAIDSSGMLMSADGDVVTAVDDTFVVHMDREALNDYPLGLYDVTIRIVTFEPDREIAWKIEGQLNIGHVYGYRLEPGEEPGTTIATSYYDWSDITPEWREAGIFPVISEGALRATLGILARTVQNA, via the coding sequence ATGTCTGCCGATGTGAACGACGCTCCGAACGACGCCGCCCCCGCCGAACGGATCGAGGTGGCCCGCACGATCCAGGCCGACCCCGCCGCCGTCTTCGCCGTGCTCAGCGACCCGCAGGGCCACGTGGCGATCGACAGCTCGGGGATGCTGATGAGCGCCGACGGCGACGTCGTGACCGCGGTCGACGACACGTTCGTGGTCCACATGGACCGCGAGGCGCTCAACGACTACCCGCTCGGCCTGTACGACGTCACGATCCGGATCGTGACGTTCGAGCCCGACCGGGAGATCGCCTGGAAGATCGAGGGCCAGCTCAACATCGGCCACGTCTACGGCTACCGGCTGGAGCCGGGCGAGGAGCCCGGCACCACGATCGCCACGAGCTACTACGACTGGTCCGACATCACGCCGGAGTGGCGCGAGGCGGGCATCTTCCCGGTGATCTCCGAGGGCGCGCTGCGCGCCACCCTCGGCATCCTCGCCCGGACCGTCCAGAACGCCTGA
- a CDS encoding potassium transporter Kup, with protein MSVVRRKDRVHPAKVGAGGAALALGALGVVFGDIGTSPLYAFRETFEHHHIPVDRANVIGACSLVLWSMILIVTVKYVVFILRADNHGEGGILALTTLVVGDRKKVTGVMATLLLLGLFGMALLYGDGVITPAISVLSATEGLEVANESFAAWVLPLAVVILIGLFAIQNRGTGTVGKLFGPIMFIWFAVLTVLGISRIVDDLSIFEAVNPVHAAEYLTSNGFDGFLSLGSVFLVVTGGEALYADLGHFGRRPIRMAWFAVAFPALTLNYFGQGALLLDEPEAISNPFFLMGPQWARWPLVVLATFAAIIASQALISGAFSMTVQAMQLDYLPRMTVRHTSADHVGQVYLPLLNWLLAAGCIGLVLGFQQSSALAAAYGIAVTATMFVTTLLFYKLLRLNWGWTAPRALALCLPLGALELGFFGANVFKIPAGGWFPLLVGALIMIAMTTWRTGRRVVAERLSVGRVPIKDFIARLPEDIARAPGTAVFMFRGDGVAPPSLLANTKHNRVLHRRVILLSVVTAAEPYVPESDRVEIEEFGRGLCQITLHHGFMEELSVPQAIDRLEIGGAELDVNDVTFFLGRETVIPSEIVSMAPWRERLFAFMLRAAASASRFFKLPPEQVVEVGSQVEI; from the coding sequence GTGTCCGTCGTACGACGCAAGGACCGCGTCCACCCGGCCAAGGTGGGCGCAGGCGGGGCAGCGCTCGCGCTGGGCGCGCTCGGGGTGGTGTTCGGCGACATCGGGACGAGCCCGCTGTACGCCTTCCGCGAGACGTTCGAGCACCACCACATCCCGGTGGACCGGGCCAACGTGATCGGGGCCTGCTCCCTGGTGCTGTGGTCGATGATCCTCATCGTCACGGTCAAGTACGTGGTGTTCATCCTCCGGGCGGACAACCACGGGGAGGGCGGCATCCTCGCCCTCACCACGCTGGTCGTGGGCGACCGCAAGAAGGTCACCGGCGTCATGGCGACGCTCCTCCTGCTCGGCCTGTTCGGCATGGCGCTGCTCTACGGGGACGGCGTGATCACCCCGGCCATCTCGGTGCTGTCGGCGACCGAGGGCCTCGAGGTCGCGAACGAGTCGTTCGCCGCGTGGGTGCTGCCGCTCGCCGTCGTGATCCTCATCGGCCTGTTCGCGATCCAGAACCGGGGGACGGGCACGGTCGGCAAGCTCTTCGGGCCGATCATGTTCATCTGGTTCGCGGTGCTGACGGTCCTGGGCATCAGCCGGATCGTGGACGACCTGTCGATCTTCGAGGCGGTCAACCCGGTCCACGCCGCCGAGTACCTGACCAGCAACGGCTTCGACGGCTTCCTGTCCCTGGGCTCGGTCTTCCTGGTCGTCACCGGCGGCGAGGCGCTGTACGCGGACCTCGGCCACTTCGGCCGCCGGCCCATCCGCATGGCGTGGTTCGCGGTGGCGTTCCCGGCGCTGACGCTGAACTACTTCGGCCAGGGCGCGCTGCTGCTCGACGAGCCCGAGGCGATCTCGAACCCGTTCTTCCTGATGGGCCCCCAGTGGGCCCGTTGGCCGCTGGTGGTGCTGGCGACGTTCGCAGCGATCATCGCCTCGCAGGCGCTGATCTCCGGCGCCTTCTCGATGACCGTCCAGGCGATGCAGCTCGACTACCTGCCCCGCATGACCGTGCGCCACACCTCCGCCGACCACGTCGGCCAGGTGTACCTCCCGCTGCTCAACTGGCTGCTCGCCGCAGGCTGCATCGGGCTGGTGCTCGGCTTCCAGCAGTCCTCCGCGCTGGCGGCGGCGTACGGGATCGCGGTGACCGCCACGATGTTCGTGACGACGCTGCTCTTCTACAAGCTGCTCCGGCTGAACTGGGGCTGGACCGCACCGCGCGCACTGGCGCTGTGCCTGCCGCTCGGCGCCCTGGAGCTCGGCTTCTTCGGCGCCAACGTCTTCAAGATCCCCGCGGGCGGCTGGTTCCCGCTCCTCGTGGGCGCGCTGATCATGATCGCCATGACCACGTGGCGGACGGGCCGGCGGGTGGTGGCCGAGCGCCTCAGCGTCGGCCGCGTGCCGATCAAGGACTTCATCGCCCGCCTTCCCGAGGACATCGCCCGGGCACCGGGGACGGCCGTGTTCATGTTCCGCGGCGACGGCGTCGCGCCGCCGTCGCTGCTGGCCAACACGAAGCACAACCGGGTCCTGCACCGTCGGGTGATCCTGCTGTCGGTCGTGACCGCCGCGGAGCCCTACGTGCCGGAGTCGGACCGCGTCGAGATCGAGGAGTTCGGCCGCGGCCTCTGCCAGATCACGCTGCACCACGGCTTCATGGAGGAGCTCAGCGTCCCGCAGGCCATCGACCGGCTCGAGATCGGCGGCGCCGAGCTCGACGTCAACGACGTCACCTTCTTCCTCGGACGGGAGA
- a CDS encoding alpha/beta fold hydrolase, whose translation MATGGASSWSRRARRRDDGSELCFRTVHGYQRAYRMAGSGPPILLIHGIGDESSSWMPVLPALAERHTVIAPDLLGHGSSDKPRADYSVAAFSNGMRDLLDVLDVDRVTVVGHSLGGGVAAQLAYQYPERVERLVLIGTGGVGREVSPVLRAAAAPLSELGMAPLMVPGANEVVGAVLGVLGRLGLDIGRDAGEVARVLRGMPDRRQRAAFGRTLRAVVDRRGQLVTMLDRAYLAESMPVLLAWGDHDGIIPVEHAQRAHEAMPGSRLSIYEGAGHFPHHADPDRFVAELNAFVDETRPYLSDRRARRRLLLQGPGGVAVDEPEEPALLG comes from the coding sequence GTGGCGACGGGTGGTGCGAGTTCCTGGTCCAGACGGGCACGCCGGCGAGACGACGGGAGCGAGCTGTGCTTCCGGACCGTCCACGGCTACCAGCGGGCCTACCGGATGGCGGGCTCCGGTCCGCCGATCCTGCTGATCCACGGCATCGGCGACGAGTCGAGCAGCTGGATGCCGGTGCTGCCCGCGCTGGCCGAGCGCCACACGGTCATCGCCCCCGACCTGCTCGGGCACGGATCGTCGGACAAGCCCCGTGCCGACTACTCGGTCGCGGCGTTCTCGAACGGCATGCGCGACCTGCTCGACGTGCTCGACGTCGATCGTGTGACCGTGGTGGGTCACTCGCTCGGCGGGGGTGTGGCCGCGCAGCTGGCCTACCAGTACCCGGAGCGCGTCGAGCGGCTCGTGCTGATCGGCACCGGCGGCGTCGGGCGTGAGGTCAGCCCCGTGCTGCGGGCCGCGGCGGCACCGCTGTCGGAGCTCGGGATGGCGCCGCTCATGGTCCCCGGCGCCAACGAGGTCGTCGGCGCGGTGCTCGGCGTGCTCGGCCGGCTGGGCCTCGACATCGGCCGGGACGCTGGGGAGGTGGCTCGGGTCCTGCGGGGCATGCCCGACCGGCGCCAGCGGGCTGCGTTCGGCCGCACGCTGCGGGCCGTCGTCGACCGGCGGGGACAGCTCGTCACGATGCTCGACCGCGCCTACCTCGCCGAGTCGATGCCCGTGCTCCTGGCCTGGGGCGACCACGACGGGATCATCCCGGTCGAGCACGCGCAGCGGGCGCACGAGGCCATGCCCGGCAGCCGGTTGTCGATCTACGAGGGCGCCGGGCACTTCCCGCACCACGCCGATCCGGACCGCTTCGTCGCGGAGCTGAACGCCTTCGTCGACGAGACCCGGCCCTACCTGTCCGACCGACGGGCCCGGCGGCGGCTCCTCCTGCAGGGACCGGGCGGCGTCGCCGTCGACGAGCCCGAGGAGCCGGCGCTCCTCGGCTGA